In Vibrio celticus, one genomic interval encodes:
- the atpD gene encoding F0F1 ATP synthase subunit beta, translating into MATGKIVQIIGAVVDVEFPQGEVPRVYDALNVNEVQERLVLEVQQQLGGGVVRAIVMGSSDGLRRGLTVENTGAPISVPVGTKTLGRIMNVLGDAIDECGEIGAEEHYAIHREAPSYEEQSNETALLETGVKVIDLICPFAKGGKIGLFGGAGVGKTVNMMELINNIALQHSGLSVFAGVGERTREGNDFYFEMQEAGVVNIEKPEESKVAMVYGQMNEPPGNRLRVALTGLTMAERFRDEGRDVLLFVDNIYRYTLAGTEVSALLGRMPSAVGYQPTLAEEMGVLQERITSTKSGSITSVQAVYVPADDLTDPSPATTFAHLDATVVLNRNIASMGLYPAIDPLDSTSRQLDPLVVGQEHYDIARGVQSTLQRYKELKDIIAILGMDELSEEDKQVVSRARKIEKFLTQPYHVAEVFTGDPGVYVPLKETLRGFQGLLSGEYDDIPEQAFMYCGAIDEAIENAKKL; encoded by the coding sequence ATGGCTACAGGTAAGATCGTACAGATCATCGGTGCGGTAGTCGACGTAGAGTTCCCACAGGGTGAAGTACCTCGTGTATACGACGCTCTGAATGTTAATGAAGTACAAGAACGTCTAGTTCTTGAAGTTCAGCAACAACTTGGCGGTGGCGTAGTTCGCGCAATCGTAATGGGTAGCTCTGATGGTTTACGTCGTGGTTTGACAGTTGAAAATACTGGCGCTCCAATCTCAGTACCAGTAGGTACTAAGACATTGGGTCGTATCATGAACGTCCTAGGTGACGCGATTGATGAGTGTGGCGAGATTGGTGCTGAAGAGCATTACGCCATTCACCGTGAAGCTCCAAGCTACGAAGAGCAGTCTAACGAGACAGCTCTTCTAGAAACTGGTGTTAAAGTAATCGACTTGATTTGTCCATTCGCTAAGGGTGGTAAAATCGGTCTATTCGGTGGTGCTGGTGTAGGTAAGACCGTTAACATGATGGAACTTATCAACAACATCGCACTTCAACACTCAGGCCTATCTGTATTTGCAGGTGTAGGTGAGCGTACTCGTGAAGGTAACGATTTCTACTTTGAGATGCAGGAAGCAGGTGTTGTAAACATCGAAAAACCTGAAGAATCAAAAGTAGCGATGGTTTACGGTCAGATGAACGAGCCACCAGGTAACCGTCTACGTGTTGCACTGACTGGTCTAACAATGGCAGAGCGCTTCCGTGACGAAGGTCGTGACGTTCTACTGTTCGTTGATAACATCTACCGTTACACACTAGCAGGTACTGAAGTATCAGCACTTCTAGGTCGTATGCCTTCTGCGGTAGGTTACCAACCTACACTAGCTGAAGAAATGGGTGTTCTACAAGAGCGTATTACGTCAACTAAATCTGGTTCTATCACGTCTGTACAGGCGGTATACGTACCAGCGGATGACTTGACTGACCCGTCTCCAGCAACAACGTTCGCTCACTTGGATGCAACGGTTGTACTTAACCGTAACATCGCATCTATGGGTCTATACCCAGCGATCGACCCGCTAGATTCTACTTCACGTCAACTGGATCCATTGGTAGTTGGACAAGAGCACTACGACATCGCTCGTGGCGTTCAGTCTACTCTTCAGCGCTATAAAGAGCTGAAAGATATCATTGCTATCCTAGGTATGGATGAGCTATCTGAAGAAGATAAGCAAGTTGTATCTCGTGCTCGTAAGATTGAGAAGTTCCTAACTCAGCCTTACCACGTAGCGGAAGTATTTACAGGTGACCCAGGCGTTTACGTACCTCTTAAAGAGACTCTACGTGGCTTCCAAGGTCTTCTATCTGGTGAATACGATGACATTCCAGAGCAAGCGTTCATGTACTGTGGTGCAATTGACGAAGCTATCGAGAATGCTAAGAAGCTATAA
- the atpG gene encoding F0F1 ATP synthase subunit gamma, with product MAGAKEIRNKIGSVKSTQKITKAMEMVAASKMRRSQDAMEATRPYAETMRKVIGHLANGSLEYKHPYLEEREAKRVGYIIVSTDRGLCGGLNINLFKKAMNDMKDWSEKGADVELAIVGSKATAFFNNSGAKVAAQVSGLGDRPSLEDLIGSVSVMLKKYDEGELDRLFVVFNKFENTMVQEPTIDQLLPLPKSDSEEMKRSHSWDYIYEPEPKPLLDALLVRYVESQVYQGVVENLACEQAARMIAMKSATDNAGDIIDDLELVYNKARQAAITQELSEIVSGAAAV from the coding sequence ATGGCCGGCGCAAAAGAGATACGTAATAAAATCGGTAGTGTTAAAAGCACACAGAAGATTACGAAAGCAATGGAAATGGTAGCAGCTTCAAAAATGCGTCGTTCTCAAGACGCAATGGAAGCTACTCGTCCATATGCAGAAACAATGCGTAAAGTGATCGGTCATTTGGCTAATGGTAGCCTCGAGTATAAGCATCCTTATCTTGAGGAACGTGAAGCCAAACGTGTTGGTTACATCATCGTTTCTACAGACCGTGGTCTTTGTGGTGGTTTGAACATTAACTTGTTCAAAAAAGCCATGAACGACATGAAAGATTGGTCTGAGAAAGGTGCTGACGTTGAACTTGCAATTGTAGGTTCAAAAGCGACAGCATTTTTCAACAACAGCGGCGCGAAAGTAGCAGCTCAAGTTTCTGGTCTGGGCGATCGTCCAAGCCTTGAAGACTTGATTGGCTCTGTAAGCGTTATGCTGAAGAAATATGATGAAGGCGAATTAGATCGCCTGTTCGTAGTGTTCAACAAGTTTGAAAACACTATGGTTCAAGAACCAACGATCGATCAATTACTTCCTTTGCCTAAATCAGACAGCGAAGAAATGAAACGCAGTCATTCTTGGGACTACATTTATGAGCCCGAGCCAAAACCACTACTAGATGCACTATTGGTTCGCTATGTCGAATCTCAAGTGTACCAAGGTGTGGTTGAGAACCTTGCTTGTGAGCAAGCGGCTCGAATGATTGCAATGAAATCAGCAACAGATAACGCTGGTGACATTATTGATGACTTAGAACTTGTGTATAACAAAGCGCGTCAAGCGGCGATTACACAAGAACTTTCTGAGATCGTTTCAGGCGCAGCTGCGGTTTAA